Sequence from the Pseudomonas frederiksbergensis genome:
GAGAGTGGACGTATTCACCAAACTTCATCACCTGCACGCCACCGACGGCCACGTCGGCCGAGCGGCGCAGCATGTTGAACATGCTGATACGGGTGTATCGGGCAAAACGCTCGTTGATCATTTCCAGGGTCGGCATGCGTCCGCGAACGATGCGATCCTGGCTGGTCAGGTCGTAGCTTTTGACGCTGCCCGGTTCAGCAGCGTTTTCGGTCTGCACCAGGCCGTCGTCGACACCATGCAACAGCGCGTCGATTTCGTCCTGGGACAACAAGTCCTGCACGGCCATGTCGTGTTCCTACTGCAATACGAAGTTAGTGAAGAGCAACTGTTCGATCACCACTTTGCCGAGTTCTTTCTGGGCCACTTCCTGCACGCTGGCCGTGGCTTTCTGACGCAGCATTTCCTGGCCGACCGGAGTGGCCAGGGTGTCGAAATTCTGTCCGGAAAAGAGCATGACCAGATTATTGCGAATCAGCGGCATGTGCACGCGCAGCGCTTCCAGATCTGCCTGGTTGCGGCCCTGCAAAGTAATGCTGACCTGCATGTAGCGTTGACGACCGTTCACGGTGTAGTTGGCGACGAAGGCCGGCGCCATGGGTTCGAAAATCGCGGGCTGCTTACCCACCGGGGCCGCTTCCACCACTTCTGCCGGCTTGCTTTGGGCGCTGTGCATGAAATACCAGGTCGCCCCCACAGACACACCCACCGCCAGGAGCAAGCCCACCACGATCAGGATGATCATCTTGAGTTTGCCTTTGGTTGCGGGGTCTTTTACAGCTGCTGCTTCGCTCTTCGCCATGCCAATAATCCGTCACTAATCGGGGGGTTCACTGTTGCATGGCTAGGCAGGAGCAAGTGTTATGCCAGAAGTGTCCGAGCCTGGAATAGCGAGCTGACGCAATCTTTAGGACCGCAGAAACCAGTGTGGGAGCGGGCCTGCTCGCGAACGCAG
This genomic interval carries:
- the fliL gene encoding flagellar basal body-associated protein FliL produces the protein MAKSEAAAVKDPATKGKLKMIILIVVGLLLAVGVSVGATWYFMHSAQSKPAEVVEAAPVGKQPAIFEPMAPAFVANYTVNGRQRYMQVSITLQGRNQADLEALRVHMPLIRNNLVMLFSGQNFDTLATPVGQEMLRQKATASVQEVAQKELGKVVIEQLLFTNFVLQ